Genomic segment of Deltaproteobacteria bacterium GWC2_65_14:
GTCGCTCGACGCCTCGCGGGTCGTCCCGCAGGTGACCTGGGGGACGAGCCCGGAGGACGGGCTCCCGGTGACCGGCTCCGTCCCGGACCCGGCGGAGGAATCCGATCCCCGGAAGCGGGAGCGGATGGAGCGGTCCCTGCGGTACATGGACCTGGCCCCCGGAACAAGGCTGACCGGGATCCCGATCGACAAGGTCTTCATCGGGTCCTGCACGAATTCGCGGATCGAGGATCTCCGCCTGGCGGCGAAGGTCGCCAGGGGCAGGAAGGTGGCGCCGGGGATCACCGCCATGGTCGTTCCCGGCTCCGGGCTGGTGAAGCGGCAGGCGGAACGCGAGGGGCTCGACCGGATCTTCCTCGAGGCGGGGTTCCAGTGGAGGCTCCCGGGCTGCTCCATGTGCCTCGGGATGAACCCGGACCGCCTCAAGCCCGGCGAGCGGTGCGCCTCCACCTCGAACCGGAACTTCGAGGGACGCCAGGGGCCGGGGGGACGGACCCACCTGATGAGCCCGATGATGGCCGCGGCGGCGGCGGTCACCGGGCGGATCGCCGACGTGCGGGAGGTGGTCGGATGATCGAGCCCTTCGTCTCTCTCCGGGCCGTGGCGATTCCCCTGGACCGGAACAACGTGGACACCGACGCCGTCATCCCCGCCCGGTTTCTCAAGACCGTGAAGCGCACGGGGCTGGGAGCCGGACTCTTCCACGCCTGGCGGTTCGACGCGGACGGGAACGAGGTGCCGGACTTCCCGCTGAACCGGGACCCGTACCGGGGCGGACAGATCCTGGTGGCGGGGGAGAACTTCGGCTGCGGCTCCTCGCGCGAGCATGCCGTGTGGGCGCTGATGGACTTCGGGATCCGCGCCGTCATCGCCCCCTCGTTCAGCGACATCTTCGCCGCCAACGGCCAAAAGAACGGGCTCCTGCCGGTTTGTCTCGCACCCGGCGAGGTGCGGGAGCTGATCCGTCATCTTTCGGAGAGGCCGGGGGAACGGGTCTCCGTCGACCTCCCTGCGCAGACGGTGACCGGCCCGGACGGTGCACTCTACCGGTTCGAGATCGGGTCGTTCGAGAAGGAGTGTCTCCTGAACGGTCTCGACGAAACCGCCCTCACCCTGCGGCACGAGGCGGACATCGCCCGATACGAGCGGGACGGAAAGAAGAACCGGCCCTGGCTCTTCCCGGACCTCTGACCGGTTCTTCACGGCAACCGCCGGAAGAAACATTCCAGGACGCCCTGCGCGGGGGAGATCCTAGAACGCGTACTTGAGGATCAGGAATCCGGCGATCAGGAGCAGGATGAAGAGATAGCTCAGCCGGTTGAAATACCGGTCGATGAACTCCCGGATCGGCCGGCCGTATTTCCAGATGAGCCCCGCGACCACGAAGAACCGGGTGCTCCTGCCCACGATGGAGGCGGCCAGGAACAGCCAGAAGTCGAACTTGAAGACCCCCGACGCGATGGTGAACACCTTGTAGGGGATCGGGGTGACCGCGGCGATCAGGATCCCCCAGAACCCGTGCCGTGCATACTGAAGCTGGATCGCCTCCATGACCGGTTGCCCGTTGTAGAACTCGACGATCGGCCGGCCGATCGCCTCGTACCCGTACAGCCCGATCCCGTACCCGACGATTCCCCCGGCGACGGACCCGACCGAACAGACCGCGGCGAGCCGGAACGACTTCGCGGGGGCGGCCATGGCCAGCGCGATCAGGAGAACATCGGGGGGCACCGGAAAAAACGAGGACTCCGCGACCGCCAGGACGAACAGGGCGGGCACCGCGTAGGGAGTCTCCGCCCAGTGCAGGACCCAGTCGTATAGGTTCCTGAGCCACTTCATCCGGAAGCGGGATCCTCCTGGCTCCGGCCGCACCGCTCCCCGCGGGTACCCCGGGCTACCATCTTCCGGTGACGCCGGCCAGGTGGTTGGCGGGACCGTGGCCTCTTCCCAGCGGGAACCCGCTCCGGATCGCCTCGGTGACATACTCCTTTGCGCGCCGGACCGCATCGGGAACCGCCCATCCCCGGGCCAGCCCCGCGGCGATGGCGGAGGCGAAGGTGCAGCCGGTGCCGTGGGTGTTCCCGGTTTCCAGCCGGGGCGCCCTCAGCAGGAGCAGCTCCTTCCCGTCGGTGAGCAGGTCGATCGCCTCGGGGCCGGTCTCCAGGTGCCCTCCTTTCAGCGCCACCCACCGGCACCCCAGCTCCTTCAGCTCCCGCGCCGCCTTCTTCATCGCCTCCAGGTCCCCGATCTTCCTTCCCAGAAGCGCCTCCGCCTCGGGGAGGTTGGGGGTGGCGACGGCGGCCAGCGGGAGAAGCTCGTCGCGGACCGCCCTGCAGGCATCCGGCGCCAGCAGGGTGTCGCCGCTCTTGGCGACCATCACCGGGTCGACGACCAGGTTGGGGATCCGGAACTCCCGGACCGCTTCCGCCACCGCCCGGACGATCTCCGCGCTGGAAAGCATCCCGGTCTTGGCGGCGTCGGCGCCGATGTCGGTCATGACGCTTCGGATCTGCTCCCGGACGAACCCGGGCGGGACCTCGAAGACCCCCTGCACCCCCACCGTGTTCTGGGCGGTCAGGGCGGTGACCGCGGACATCCCGTAGACCCCGAAGGCCATGAAGGTCTTCAGATCGGCCTGGATTCCGGCGCCTCCCCCGGAATCGGAGCCTGCGATGGTGAGCGCCCTCTTCATTCCCGGTTCTCCTTTCCCTCCAGCAGCCGTTTCAGTCGCCGGGCCGCCCGCTCGATGTCGTCCGCCGCGACGACCGCGGAGATCACCGCCACGGCATTCGCCCCCGCTTTCAGCACCTGCCGGGCGTTTCCGGCGTCGATCCCCCCGATCGCGACGATGGGGAGGCGGGTCTGCCGCCGGATCCGCTCGATCAGGGCCGGTCCTCCCGGGTCGCCGGCATCTGCCTTGGTCCCCCGCGCCTCGAACACCGCCCCGACCCCCAGGTAATCGGCCCCGTCCCGTTCCGCCGCGGCGACCTCCCCGGCGGTGGCCGCCGAAACGCCCAGGATCTTCCCGGGCCCCAAAATCTTCCGTGCGGCGGAGGCGGGCAGATCCTCCTGGCCGAGGTGGACCCCGTCGGCATCGACCGCCATCGCGATGTCGAGGCGGTCGTTGACGAGGAACGGAACCTGCGCGTGGCGGGTGAGTTCCCGCAGCCCCATCGCGACCTCGTAGAGCCGCCCCCCGGAGGCCCCCTTGTCCCGCAGCTGGATGACGTCGGCCCCTCCCCGGATCGCCGCCTCCGCGATCTCCAGGTGCGACCGGCCCCGGCCGATCCGCTCGTCGGTGATCACGCAGAGCCGCCACCGGACGGGAGAGATTCGGTCGGTCATCGCGAGAAACCGCTTGCTCGGGACCCGCCTACGGGGGGACGGAGGCCGGCCATTCTTCTTTTTTCCAGCCCATGTCGAAAAACAGGTACTCGTATCGAACGCTTGTTTCGTATAGCCGATACCAGGATTCCTTTCGCTTCGCCGGGGCATCGCCGCCGTGCGCGTTCATCCTTCCAATGAGCCAGTCGGAGAGCTCGAGGAACTCCCTGGAGGAATAGGTGTCGATCCAGTCCCGGTAATGCCGGTTTCCGGGAAGGCCCTGCGAGCGGAGACGTTGGCCGATTTCCGCGTAGCCGCAGGCGCAGGGGAGCAGGACCGCCAGGATCTCCGCCGCCCCCCCCTCGTAGCAGGTGCGCATCAGGAAATCGGTGTAGGCGGATGTGATCATGCTCCTGGCGGTGGTTTCCAGCTCCTCCGCGGGAATCCCGAAGGCGGCGCAGGTCTTCCGGTGGAGCTCCATTTCCTGGTTCAGGGTGGAGGAAAGCAGAGCCGCGAACGCCCTCATGTCCTCGAGCTCCCGGGTCTTGGCGCATGCCAGGGCGAACACCCGGCTGAAATCGAGCAGATACGCATAATCCTGCTTCAGGAAGAACTCGAAACGGTCCCGGGATAGGCTTCCGTCCCCGATTCCGGTCACGAACGGGTGCCGGAAAATGGCCTGCCAGAGGGGATTTGCCCGATCCCGCAGTTCCCCATACAGCGGGTGCGACGCCGACCCCGGCCTTCGCGCGCGCGGGGGGGACGCTCCGGAACGACCTTTCACGGCTGGCTCCCCTGCGCCGCCGCCTTCCCGAAGGCGGCCCAGAACGGGTCGACCTCCGGGTGAACCAGGTCCCGCCACGTTCCGCCCTCGAAATAGCGGATCCCCTGCCGCTCCTCCACGATCTCCCCCACCATCGCGGCCGGGATCCCCTTGTCGCCGAGCCGCCGGATCACCTCCTTGGCCTTGTGCGGCCGGCAGGTGATCACCAGGGTTCCCTCGCTGATCGAGGAGTAGGGGTCGATGCCGAACAGGTCGCACACCTTCCGGACCGGCTCCTGCACGAGGATCTTCTCCTTGTCGATGGTCATGCCGACTCCGGAGGCCCGCGCGACCTCGAACAGCCCCCCCCAGACGCCGCACTCCGTGGCGTCGTGCATCGAGGTGACCCCGTCGTCCCGCACTCCGGCCTCCACCGCCGTGAGGGCATCCTCCACGACCGACATCTGCCAGAAGATCTCCTCGGCCTCCCGGGCAACCTTTTCGCCGTACCGTGCGGCGACCCGGTCCGGGAAGGTGACGGCGAAGAGGCCGGCCGCCTCGATGGCCGCACCCTTGGTGAGGATGACGACGTCCCCCGGACGGGCCATCGCGGGGGTCACATACCGGTCGGCGGGGCCGATCCCGATCACGGTGGCGCCCCCGATCATCGGATACTCGCATCCCTCGTAGCGCCCGGTGTGTCCGGAGATGACCGCCATGCCGATCTTCTCGCACTCCCGGTGCATCACCGTCCAGAGCGCCTCGAACTCCTCCCGGGTCATGGAGAGGGGAAGGTTCAGGTCCATGGTGATGTAGCCCGGCCGGATCCCCGAGGTGACGGCGTCGGAGGCCAGGATGTGGACCGCGAACCACCCCGAGCGTTCCCATCCGTAGGGGGGTACCACGAAGATCGGGTCGGTGGTCGTCACCATCACCTGGCCGTTCCCCAGGTCG
This window contains:
- a CDS encoding 3-isopropylmalate dehydratase small subunit, with amino-acid sequence MEPFVSLRAVAIPLDRNNVDTDAVIPARFLKTVKRTGLGAGLFHAWRFDADGNEVPDFPLNRDPYRGGQILVAGENFGCGSSREHAVWALMDFGIRAVIAPSFSDIFAANGQKNGLLPVCLAPGEVRELIRHLSERPGERVSVDLPAQTVTGPDGALYRFEIGSFEKECLLNGLDETALTLRHEADIARYERDGKKNRPWLFPDL
- a CDS encoding cytochrome B; the protein is MKWLRNLYDWVLHWAETPYAVPALFVLAVAESSFFPVPPDVLLIALAMAAPAKSFRLAAVCSVGSVAGGIVGYGIGLYGYEAIGRPIVEFYNGQPVMEAIQLQYARHGFWGILIAAVTPIPYKVFTIASGVFKFDFWLFLAASIVGRSTRFFVVAGLIWKYGRPIREFIDRYFNRLSYLFILLLIAGFLILKYAF
- a CDS encoding bifunctional hydroxymethylpyrimidine kinase/phosphomethylpyrimidine kinase — its product is MKRALTIAGSDSGGGAGIQADLKTFMAFGVYGMSAVTALTAQNTVGVQGVFEVPPGFVREQIRSVMTDIGADAAKTGMLSSAEIVRAVAEAVREFRIPNLVVDPVMVAKSGDTLLAPDACRAVRDELLPLAAVATPNLPEAEALLGRKIGDLEAMKKAARELKELGCRWVALKGGHLETGPEAIDLLTDGKELLLLRAPRLETGNTHGTGCTFASAIAAGLARGWAVPDAVRRAKEYVTEAIRSGFPLGRGHGPANHLAGVTGRW
- a CDS encoding thiamine-phosphate diphosphorylase produces the protein MTDRISPVRWRLCVITDERIGRGRSHLEIAEAAIRGGADVIQLRDKGASGGRLYEVAMGLRELTRHAQVPFLVNDRLDIAMAVDADGVHLGQEDLPASAARKILGPGKILGVSAATAGEVAAAERDGADYLGVGAVFEARGTKADAGDPGGPALIERIRRQTRLPIVAIGGIDAGNARQVLKAGANAVAVISAVVAADDIERAARRLKRLLEGKENRE
- a CDS encoding thiaminase II; protein product: MYGELRDRANPLWQAIFRHPFVTGIGDGSLSRDRFEFFLKQDYAYLLDFSRVFALACAKTRELEDMRAFAALLSSTLNQEMELHRKTCAAFGIPAEELETTARSMITSAYTDFLMRTCYEGGAAEILAVLLPCACGYAEIGQRLRSQGLPGNRHYRDWIDTYSSREFLELSDWLIGRMNAHGGDAPAKRKESWYRLYETSVRYEYLFFDMGWKKEEWPASVPP
- a CDS encoding AIR synthase, translated to MKPQMPVIGKVSADIFNEIILPHLGRKRPEVLVGPRHGVDVGVVDLGNGQVMVTTTDPIFVVPPYGWERSGWFAVHILASDAVTSGIRPGYITMDLNLPLSMTREEFEALWTVMHRECEKIGMAVISGHTGRYEGCEYPMIGGATVIGIGPADRYVTPAMARPGDVVILTKGAAIEAAGLFAVTFPDRVAARYGEKVAREAEEIFWQMSVVEDALTAVEAGVRDDGVTSMHDATECGVWGGLFEVARASGVGMTIDKEKILVQEPVRKVCDLFGIDPYSSISEGTLVITCRPHKAKEVIRRLGDKGIPAAMVGEIVEERQGIRYFEGGTWRDLVHPEVDPFWAAFGKAAAQGSQP